A window of the Lolium perenne isolate Kyuss_39 chromosome 7, Kyuss_2.0, whole genome shotgun sequence genome harbors these coding sequences:
- the LOC127313420 gene encoding protein FLOWERINGUS T: protein MSRDPLIVGGIVGTVVDYFDASARLRVLYSNREITNGSELRPSQVANQPTVHITGLPGSHYTLVMIDPDAPTPSNPSQREYLHWLVTDIPEGRDVRHGTEVVAYERPQPTAGIHRIAFVVFRQAVRQAISAPGWRSNFITRDLDECYSLGGPVAAVYFICQREGTCGGRRYR, encoded by the exons ATGTCGAGGGATCCGCTGATCGTCGGGGGGATCGTCGGCACCgtcgtcgactacttcgacgcgtCGGCGCGGCTGAGGGTGTTGTACAGCAACCGGGAGATCACTAATGGGTCCGAGCTGAGGCCGTCGCAGGTGGCGAACCAGCCGACGGTGCACATCACGGGGCTGCCCGGATCACACTACACGCTC GTGATGATAGACCCTGATGCACCTACCCCAAGCAACCCTTCCCAAAGGGAGTACCTCCATTG GTTGGTCACAGACATACCAGAAGGACGTGACGTGCGTCATG GAACTGAAGTGGTGGCGTACGAGAGGCCGCAGCCGACGGCGGGGATCCACCGTATAGCGTTCGTGGTGTTCCGGCAGGCGGTGCGCCAGGCGATCTCGGCACCAGGATGGCGCTCCAACTTCATCACACGGGACTTGGACGAGTGTTACAGCCTCGGTGGTCCGGTAGCGGCCGTCTATTTCATCTGCCAAAGGGAGGGCACCTGCGGTGGCCGTAGGTACAGGTGA